The proteins below are encoded in one region of Juglans microcarpa x Juglans regia isolate MS1-56 chromosome 4D, Jm3101_v1.0, whole genome shotgun sequence:
- the LOC121261593 gene encoding protein HEADING DATE 3A-like, with translation MQRDRDPLVVGRVIGDVLDPFEKSIALRVTYNNREVNNGCELKPSHVVSPPRVDVGGDDLRTFYTLVMVDPDAPSPSDPNLREYLHWLVTDIPATTGANFGQEVVCYESPRPTVGIHRFAFVLFRQLGRQTVYAPGWRQNFNTRDFAELYNLGLPVAAIYFNCQRESGSGGRRR, from the exons ATGCAAAGGGATAGAGACCCTCTAGTTGTTGGACGTGTTATAGGCGATGTTTTGGACCCCTTTGAGAAGTCCATTGCTCTGAGGGTCACTTATAACAATAGAGAGGTTAACAATGGCTGTGAGCTCAAGCCTTCTCATGTTGTCAGCCCACCTAGGGTTGATGTAGGCGGTGATGACCTCAGGACTTTCTACACTCTG GTTATGGTGGATCCTGATGCACCTAGTCCTAGCGATCCCAACCTAAGGGAATACTTGCATTG GTTGGTAACTGATATTCCAGCAACTACAGGGGCAAACTTTG GACAAGAAGTTGTGTGCTATGAAAGCCCACGACCGACAGTGGGGATTCATCGATTTGCTTTCGTCTTGTTTCGCCAATTGGGTAGGCAGACAGTCTATGCACCTGGATGGCGCCAGAATTTCAACACCAGGGACTTCGCTGAGCTTTACAACCTTGGATTACCCGTGGCTGCAATCTATTTCAATTGCCAGAGAGAAAGTGGCTCaggtggaagaagaagatga
- the LOC121260171 gene encoding uncharacterized protein LOC121260171 — MDLGRERIEVVTSDQQALMANLMVQPTLLDRIKAAQKDDMGLVRLEGEVEKGDKPKFNVSKDGVLRFRGFQSLSKFVEQCLTCQQVKAEHQRPTTMDVGAYLYGFCDKPTADTEWAECKDDSDHLTKTARFVLIKVSYKMEKLVELYVQEIMRLRYPSYQIEILI, encoded by the exons ATGGACTTGGGAAGAGAAAGGATTGAGGTTGTCACTAGTGATCAACAAGCTCTCATGGCCAATTTGATGGTTCAACCAACTTTGCTAGATAGAATTAAAGCTGCCCAGAAAGACGATATGGGGTTAGTGAGACTTGAAGGAGAAGTAGAAAAAGGAGATAAACCTAAGTTCAATGTTTCTAAGGATGGAGTATTGAGGTTTAGAG GATTTCAGAGTCTTTCCAAATTTGTAGAACAGTGTCTAACTTGTCAACAAGTGAAGGCAGAACATCAGAGACCTACCACAATGGATGTGGGAGCATATCTCTATGGCTTTTGTGACAAGCCTACCGCAGACACTGAGTGGGCTGAATGCAAGGATGACAGTGACCACTTGACAAAGACTGCTCGCTTTGTGCTCATTAAAGTTTCCTACAAAATGGAAAAACTAGTTGAGTTGTATGTGCAGGAGATAATGAGATTGCGGTATCCATCATATCAGATAGAGATCCTCATTTAA